The Acidimicrobiia bacterium genome includes the window CCTGGATCGTCGGCCCGACGCGAGCTGATCGATTTCTTCCTACGCACGAAGTCACACGATCCCGAACTTGACGAGGATCAGGTACGCGTTGACATCGCCTCGGCAACCCTCGGATATACCCCCGCGTCCCTCGAACGCCTCTTCGACGAAGCACTACTCATCGCACTGCGGGATCACCGCAACGCATTGTCGCTCGATGACGTGTGGCAAGCCAGAACCGACACCGAGTTGGGTCTTGCCGAACCCGTCGACTCCCCCGAGCACGAACGCGAATCAATTGCCATCCACGAAGCCGGCCACGCCACCGTCGCCTACCTGGTTGGGAAAGGCCGTCGCCTCGAGATGCTCTCCATCATCAAACGCCGGGAAGCGCTCGGATTCCTCTCCCACCGCATGCAGGAAGAGCGGCACACACAAAAGCGGAGCGAACTCGTCGCCCTCATCCAGATCTCTCTTGGCGGCATGGTGGCCGAGGAACTCTTCTTCGGTGAGTCAGGAACCGGTCCTGCCGGTGACCTCTCGGCAGCCACCAATGCGGCTGTCGAGATGGTCGGGTCACTCGGAATGGGTGGATCACTCGTCTCATTCCGGGCGCTGGACCCTGGCGTGCTCGGTGGCAATCTGGCAGCCAAAGTGCTGTCTGACTCCCAGGCGCGCGGCCAGGTAGATGGCATCCTGAGCGAAAACAAAGTAATAGTCGACGATCTCCTCAGCCGTCATCGTCATGTTGTTCGCGCTCTGGCTGACGCGCTTCTCGACCGAAACGAACTGATCGGCGACGAGATCATCGACGTCATCCTGGCGGCCCAGCAAGCCAGCGACCTGCCAATCGAGATCGATCTACGCGATGGCGTGCCGGTGATAGGTCCACACACCTCCGTCGGTTAGTCCGCCGCTGGCGTCACCGACTCCAACGGCGCCCCGACTAGTTTCAATTCATGCAGAAGGCCTTCACACCTTTCAAAGCCGGTCTGGGGTTCCTCGGCGTGGTCGCGGTATCGGCCGCCTTATCCCGACTCGACGGTTGGGGTGACCCGGCATCGAACGAAAGTGCCATCGGGGAAGTGTCGCGCTGGTGTGAGCGGGTGGGATCCGGACTGCTTCGCGAGCCCGTCAATACGCTCGGAAACCTCGGATTTGTGATCTCGGGACTCGCCATGCTGTATGTCCTTGGTAAAGACCGGGCTTCGGAACGTCCTGCCACGAATCGGTTCATCGGGCACTCGCCCCTGGCGTTGCTGTACGCAGGCGCAGCACTATTCCTGGGGCCAGGTTCCATGGCGATGCATGGGACTCACACCCGGTTCGGAGCCTGGCTCGACAATGTCTCGATGGTGGCCTACATCCTGGTCCCCTGGCTTCTCAACGTGTCAATCATGGGACGCTGGTCGAACCGGCGACTCTATGGCACCTACGGGAGCCTTTTGGCCATCTACGCGCTCGGATACTGGTTCGTTGGCAGCGACCTCGGCATCGGGCTTGACCTGTTCGGCGTGAGCATCGCCATGTGGATCATCTCCGAGGTCCTCTACCGATTCCACTCACCGACGATGCGCTGGGCTTCTGGCTTCGTCGGCTTCCTGGTCGGGGCAATCTTCGGCGTCACCCCGGCCGTCATCGCGGCGGATCTCGCCGGGCACTGGTGGATTCTCTTCTTCTGGCTACCGGGATTGCTCAGCACCCACCCACCGGAGGGTCGCCGACGCTACATCCCGTGGTATTGGATCGGTTCGATCGCGTTCGTGGCGGCATATGCCATCTGGCTAACCGGCACCAACGACCATCCGGCCTGCAATCCTGACTGGCTCATCCAAGCCCACGCCATCTGGCATCTGCTCGGGGCAGTCTCTACCTGGAGCTTCTTCATATTCCTGAGAACCGAGACCGTGAAAACCCGCTCACCGGTGGAAGCCGCGGGCTAGAGGCCAGTCCTTCAGGACCGCGGCTGCATTTCGCGATGCTCGATCTTGCCGTCGGCATGAAGCGCGAACCGGCCTTCCGAACGATCGTGGACGTGGCTCGGCGATGACCACGGCCAGCCCCCAAATTGGGTGCGGCGGTAGTCATCGAGGGCTTCTTGAAGTTGCTCTGGAGTGTTCATGACGAACGGTCCCAGCTGAAAGACCGGCGCCCCGATCGGCCGACCCTGCAGCAGCAAGAACTGGGCAGGGCCACCTTCATTGGTAACGAACGTCGCCACATCAGCTTTGAGTTGAACACCAGCGGACCTGGCAATCCGAGTTTCGCCGATCGCCACCCGGTCACCTTCGAAACAATGCAGAACGCGATTGATCTCACCGTCGGCGATGGGCATCTGCCAGGTCGCCCCTGATTCCATTCGAACGATCCAGATTCCCAATGCATTGGCAGGATCAGCAGCCCACGAGTCGGGTGGTGGCGGCGGAGCTCGATGGCCGTCGACTTCTCCTGCCACGACGTCTACGACGACACCCTTGGCGACGTTGACGCTCGGAATGTCCTCGTTCCACAAAATGGCGAAATGGGCCGGGACCATCTTGGAGGCCGGCGGCAGGTTGAGCCAGATCTGAAACAACTCGAGCGGATTCGGTGAATCTTCTTCGAGAAGAGGGAACATCTCGGCGTGCATGATGCCCGACCCGGTTGTCAGCCACTGGGCATCGCCACCGCCATAACGGGCGGTTGCACCCAAGGAATCGGAATGGTCGACATAGCCCTGGCGGACCACCGTTACCGTCTCAAACCCACGATGGGGATGTTGAGGAAATCCCGGCACCACGTTCCCGTGGTACATACTCCAGCCGTCTCGATAGGAAAAGTCCGATCCGATCTGGCGTCCGGTAAGCGAATCGACCGGCCCGAGCCGGTCGTTACCCGCCGGGTACCGGTCGAGGTGATGCACGGTGAATATGAAAGGATCGATGCCCGGCCACGGCATGCCCAGCTCGACGACTTCGATCACCGGGTCTTTCTGCATGGCCACCTCCATTTTGGCTGCATGCTACAAACATCGACCAGCAACCGGTACGCCGCTAGAAGTCCCCGGCGGATCGTCGCAGGCCCGCCAGTGATGCAACCACCGCTCTGGTCGTTGCGTCGCCCAGGTCATCCATGCCATAGCGAATCGTCTCAAGATCCCGGGTGGCCGCCAATACCGCTTCCCGACCCGCCTCAGTTATCTCAGCCAGGGTCGTACGCCGATCAGTCGGATGAGGCTTCCGTCGTACCAATCCGGCAGTTTCGAGCCGATCGATTGCATTCGTCACCGAGGTGGGGTGCACCTGAAGACGCTCTCCGATCTTCCCCATCGGGAGCGAGCCTCTCCTGGTGAAACTGATGAGGACGAGCGCCTCATATCGTGAGAAGGTCAGACCATGGGGAACCAACGCCTCATTGATCCGCGCCAGGACGATCTGGTGCGCCCTGGTGATCGAGGTGGCTGCCGCCATCGCGTCGGACTCGGCCCATCCACGAGCATCCCAGTTGCGCTGCGCCTCGCCAATCAGGTCGACATGTTCATCCATGGAGGATTACTATAGGTAGTGCAATAGTTGGACGTCCAACTATTGGTCCGGAACGCAGCTGTCCAAAAAGGAACCAACTTGTCAGATATACCCGATTCCGAGCA containing:
- a CDS encoding ceramidase domain-containing protein, giving the protein MQKAFTPFKAGLGFLGVVAVSAALSRLDGWGDPASNESAIGEVSRWCERVGSGLLREPVNTLGNLGFVISGLAMLYVLGKDRASERPATNRFIGHSPLALLYAGAALFLGPGSMAMHGTHTRFGAWLDNVSMVAYILVPWLLNVSIMGRWSNRRLYGTYGSLLAIYALGYWFVGSDLGIGLDLFGVSIAMWIISEVLYRFHSPTMRWASGFVGFLVGAIFGVTPAVIAADLAGHWWILFFWLPGLLSTHPPEGRRRYIPWYWIGSIAFVAAYAIWLTGTNDHPACNPDWLIQAHAIWHLLGAVSTWSFFIFLRTETVKTRSPVEAAG
- a CDS encoding pirin family protein, whose translation is MPWPGIDPFIFTVHHLDRYPAGNDRLGPVDSLTGRQIGSDFSYRDGWSMYHGNVVPGFPQHPHRGFETVTVVRQGYVDHSDSLGATARYGGGDAQWLTTGSGIMHAEMFPLLEEDSPNPLELFQIWLNLPPASKMVPAHFAILWNEDIPSVNVAKGVVVDVVAGEVDGHRAPPPPPDSWAADPANALGIWIVRMESGATWQMPIADGEINRVLHCFEGDRVAIGETRIARSAGVQLKADVATFVTNEGGPAQFLLLQGRPIGAPVFQLGPFVMNTPEQLQEALDDYRRTQFGGWPWSSPSHVHDRSEGRFALHADGKIEHREMQPRS
- a CDS encoding MarR family transcriptional regulator → MDEHVDLIGEAQRNWDARGWAESDAMAAATSITRAHQIVLARINEALVPHGLTFSRYEALVLISFTRRGSLPMGKIGERLQVHPTSVTNAIDRLETAGLVRRKPHPTDRRTTLAEITEAGREAVLAATRDLETIRYGMDDLGDATTRAVVASLAGLRRSAGDF